Proteins encoded together in one Jaculus jaculus isolate mJacJac1 chromosome 7, mJacJac1.mat.Y.cur, whole genome shotgun sequence window:
- the Vash1 gene encoding tubulinyl-Tyr carboxypeptidase 1, with the protein MPAGKKVAASGSSGGGASPATAHSGVKHIETSGEGASAQRDDEPEEEGEEDLRDGGVPFFINRGGLPVNVPTWERMWKHVAKIHPDGEKVAQRIRGATDLPKIPIPSVPTFQPTTPVPERLEAVQRYIRELQYNHTGTQFFEIKKSRPLTGLMDLAKEMTKEALPIKCLEAVILGIYLTNSMPTLERFPISFKTYFSGNYFHHIVLGVNFGGRYGALGMSRREDLMYKPPAFRTLSELVLDYEAAYGRCWHVLKKVKLGQFVSHDPHSVEQIEWKHSVLDVERLGREDFRKELERHARDMRLKIGKGTGPPSPTKDRKKDVSSPQRAQSSPHRRNSRSERRPSGEKKPSEPKAMPDLNGYQIRV; encoded by the exons ATGCCAGCGGGAAAGAAGGTGGCAGccagtggcagcagcggcggtGGCGCGTCCCCTGCTACCGCCCACTCCGGAGTCAAGCACATAGAGACCAGCGGTGAAGGGGCCTCGGCCCAGAGAGACGATGAACccgaagaggaaggggaagaggaccTACGAGATGGAGGTGTCCCTTTCTTCATCAACCGGGGCGGCCTGCCTGTAAACGTGCCCACCTGGGAAAGGATGTGGAAGCACGTGGCTAAGATCCACCCCGATGGAGAAAAGGTGGCGCAACGGATTCGTGGGGCCACGGACCTGCCCAAG ATTCCTATACCAAGCGTGCCTACTTTCCAGCCCACGACGCCCGTCCCGGAGCGCCTGGAAGCCGTGCAGCGCTACATCAGGGAGCTGCA GTACAATCATACAGGGACACAGTTCTTTGAAATTAAGAAGAGCAGACCTCTGACAGG GCTGATGGACCTGGCCAAGGAAATGACCAAAGAGGCTCTGCCAATCAAATGCCTGGAAGCTGTGATCCTGGGAAT TTACCTCACCAACAGCATGCCCACCCTGGAACGCTTCCCCATCAGCTTCAAGACCTACTTCTCAGGGAACTATTTCCACCACATTGTGCTGGGGGTGAACTTCGGGGGCCGCTATGGAGCCCTGGGCATGAGCCGGCGGGAGGACCTGATGTACAAGCCGCCGGCCTTCCGCACACTCAGTGAGCTCGTGCTGGACTACGAAGCCGCCTACGGCCGCTGTTGGCACGTGCTGAAAAAGGTGAAGCTGGGCCAGTTCGTGTCCCACGACCCCCACAGCGTGGAGCAGATCGAGTGGAAGCACTCAGTGCTGGACGTGGAGCGGCTGGGCCGAGAGGACTTCCGCAAGGAGCTCGAGCGCCATGCCCGCGACATGCGGCTCAAG ATTGGCAAGGGGACAGGCCCTCCCTCTCCTACCAAGGACCGGAAGAAGGATGTTTCCTCCCCGCAGCGGGCCCAGTCCAGCCCCCACCGCAGGAACAGCCGCAGTGAGAGACG ACCCTCCGGAGAGAAGAAACCTTCAGAGCCCAAAGCCATGCCAGACCTCAATGGGTACCAGATCCGGGTGTGA